In Pectobacterium aroidearum, the following are encoded in one genomic region:
- the mlaE gene encoding lipid asymmetry maintenance ABC transporter permease subunit MlaE, which produces MLLRTLASLGRQGISTSAAFGRAGLMLFNALVGKPEFRKQWPLLVKQLYSVGVQSLLIIMVSGLFIGMVLGLQGYIVLTTYSAEASLGMMVALSLLRELGPVVTALLFAGRAGSALTAEIGLMKATEQLSSMEMMAVDPLRRVVAPRFWAGLISMPLLAVIFVAVGIWGGALVGVDWKGIDSGFFWSAMQGAVDWRQDVLNCVIKSVVFAITVTWIALFNGYDAIPTSEGISRATTRTVVHSSLAVLGLDFVLTALMFGN; this is translated from the coding sequence ATGTTATTACGGACGTTGGCGTCGCTTGGGCGTCAGGGTATTTCCACCAGTGCGGCGTTTGGACGCGCCGGGTTGATGTTATTTAATGCGCTGGTGGGTAAACCCGAATTCAGAAAACAGTGGCCGTTGTTGGTGAAACAGCTTTACAGCGTGGGTGTACAGTCGCTGCTGATCATCATGGTTTCCGGCCTGTTCATCGGCATGGTGCTGGGGTTGCAGGGCTATATCGTCCTGACGACGTACAGCGCTGAAGCCAGCCTGGGCATGATGGTGGCGCTGTCGCTGCTGCGTGAGCTGGGTCCGGTGGTGACGGCGCTGCTGTTCGCCGGACGTGCCGGTTCCGCGCTGACGGCGGAAATCGGCTTGATGAAGGCAACGGAACAGCTCTCCAGCATGGAAATGATGGCCGTCGATCCGCTGCGCCGTGTTGTGGCGCCACGCTTCTGGGCAGGGCTCATCAGCATGCCCCTGCTGGCGGTGATTTTTGTCGCCGTAGGCATTTGGGGTGGCGCGCTGGTCGGTGTGGACTGGAAAGGCATCGATAGCGGGTTCTTTTGGTCCGCTATGCAGGGCGCGGTTGACTGGCGTCAGGATGTCTTGAACTGCGTGATTAAAAGTGTCGTATTTGCGATTACTGTGACCTGGATTGCACTGTTTAACGGCTATGACGCGATCCCGACGTCTGAAGGGATTAGCCGTGCAACGACCCGAACCGTCGTGCACTCGTCGTTAGCGGTACTGGGATTGGATTTTGTGCTGACAGCACTGATGTTTGGGAACTGA
- a CDS encoding calcium/sodium antiporter produces MLFATLLLFVGLLLLVYGADRLVYGAAVLARSLGLPPFVIGITIVGFGTSLPELIVSVTAALNDQNDMAVGNVIGSNIANILLILGSAALIRPLTVHSAILRRELPLMLSVTLLCGVLLHDSYLSRADGMMLLFAAILCLVLILRMAQQAQREGGDSLTREQLAELPQDDSNQMVAVLWLILGMIILPMAARMVVDNATVIARYFDVSELTIGLTILAIGTSLPELATAIVGTLKKEDDIALGNLIGSNIFNIAIVLGVPALLSPGALNPQVFQRDYWVMLAASVLLTALCLSKKRRIGQGAGALLCCAFIAYLTVLFFFS; encoded by the coding sequence ATGCTTTTTGCAACACTACTCTTGTTCGTTGGTTTGCTACTACTGGTCTACGGTGCCGACCGTCTTGTCTATGGCGCTGCCGTGCTTGCGCGTTCCCTTGGCTTACCGCCTTTCGTCATCGGTATCACGATTGTGGGCTTCGGCACCTCTCTACCCGAGCTGATCGTTTCCGTTACCGCCGCCTTGAACGATCAGAACGATATGGCCGTTGGTAATGTTATCGGCTCTAATATCGCCAATATCTTACTCATTCTCGGCAGCGCAGCGCTCATTCGGCCGCTGACAGTACATTCAGCTATCCTGCGCCGAGAATTGCCGCTCATGTTGTCGGTCACTTTATTGTGTGGCGTTTTGCTGCATGATAGCTACCTGAGCCGCGCCGACGGCATGATGCTGCTCTTTGCCGCCATTCTCTGCCTGGTGTTGATACTTCGCATGGCACAACAGGCGCAGCGGGAAGGCGGCGATAGCCTGACCCGCGAACAACTGGCGGAACTCCCACAGGACGACAGCAACCAGATGGTCGCCGTACTGTGGCTGATTCTTGGCATGATTATTTTACCCATGGCTGCCCGCATGGTGGTGGATAACGCCACCGTCATTGCACGCTACTTCGATGTCAGCGAATTGACCATTGGACTGACGATATTGGCTATCGGCACCAGCCTGCCCGAGCTTGCTACCGCCATCGTCGGGACGTTGAAGAAAGAAGATGATATTGCGCTGGGCAACCTGATTGGCTCGAACATTTTTAATATCGCGATTGTGCTGGGCGTCCCCGCGCTGCTCTCGCCGGGCGCACTGAATCCTCAGGTTTTTCAGCGCGACTATTGGGTCATGCTGGCGGCGAGCGTGCTGTTGACCGCACTGTGCCTCAGCAAAAAACGCCGTATCGGACAGGGCGCGGGCGCATTATTATGCTGCGCGTTTATCGCCTACCTGACGGTGTTGTTCTTTTTTTCATAA
- the kdsD gene encoding arabinose-5-phosphate isomerase KdsD yields the protein MSQFEQDAHLKQQSDRALSDHATQADHATQADHTRQKSHELPADFDFQQAGKQVISIERDGLAQLDQYIDDNFTLACKKIFDCQGKVVVMGMGKSGHIGCKMAATFASTGTPAFFVHPGEASHGDLGMVTPHDIVIAISNSGESHEILSLIPVLKRQKVFLICMTSAPESTMGKAADIHLCVHVPQEACPLGLAPTSSTTATLVMGDALAVALLQARGFTAEDFALSHPGGALGRKLLLRVSDIMHSGDEIPHVPHDASLRDALVEITRKNLGMTVICEADMKIQGIFTDGDLRRIFDMNIDLNSARIADVMTAGGIRVAPQTLAVDALNLMQSRHITSVLVAENDRLVGIVHMHDMLRAGVV from the coding sequence ATGTCACAGTTTGAACAAGATGCTCATCTAAAACAGCAGTCTGACCGTGCACTATCCGATCATGCAACACAAGCCGATCACGCAACACAAGCCGATCATACGCGACAAAAGTCTCATGAACTGCCAGCCGATTTCGACTTCCAGCAGGCGGGTAAGCAGGTAATAAGCATCGAACGCGATGGGCTTGCGCAATTAGATCAGTACATTGATGATAATTTTACCCTCGCCTGTAAAAAGATATTCGATTGCCAAGGCAAAGTTGTGGTGATGGGAATGGGCAAATCCGGTCACATTGGCTGCAAGATGGCCGCGACTTTCGCCAGTACCGGTACGCCTGCTTTTTTTGTTCACCCAGGCGAAGCCAGCCACGGCGACCTCGGTATGGTAACGCCGCACGATATCGTGATCGCCATTTCCAACTCTGGCGAGTCCCATGAGATTCTGTCGCTGATTCCCGTCCTGAAACGTCAGAAAGTGTTCCTGATCTGCATGACCAGCGCGCCAGAAAGTACAATGGGTAAAGCGGCAGATATTCACCTGTGCGTGCACGTCCCGCAGGAAGCCTGCCCGCTTGGTCTGGCTCCCACTTCCAGCACGACCGCGACGTTGGTCATGGGAGATGCGCTGGCCGTGGCGTTGCTACAGGCACGCGGCTTTACCGCCGAAGATTTTGCCCTTTCTCACCCTGGTGGCGCACTCGGCCGCAAACTTTTACTGCGCGTCAGCGATATCATGCATTCAGGCGACGAGATTCCGCATGTCCCACACGATGCTTCACTCCGTGATGCACTGGTGGAAATTACGCGCAAAAATCTGGGTATGACGGTAATCTGCGAGGCGGATATGAAAATTCAGGGCATCTTTACCGATGGTGACCTGCGCCGCATCTTCGACATGAATATTGACTTGAACAGCGCGCGCATTGCTGATGTGATGACCGCGGGCGGCATCCGGGTCGCACCGCAAACGCTGGCGGTGGATGCACTTAACCTGATGCAGTCACGCCACATCACCTCAGTACTGGTGGCAGAAAACGATCGTCTGGTCGGGATCGTCCATATGCACGATATGCTGCGGGCTGGCGTGGTTTAA
- the rpoN gene encoding RNA polymerase factor sigma-54, with protein MKQGLQLRLSQQLAMTPQLQQAIRLLQLSTLELQQEIQQALESNPLLEQTDQHDEIESFEKADSDSLDTGEALEQRDMPEELPIDATWDEIYSAGTPSGTGTDYRDEELPIYQGETTQTLQDYLMWQVELTPFSDTDAAIATSIVDAVDNTGYLTVPLEDILDSIGDDDVTLEEVEAVLKRVQRFDPVGVAARDLRDCMLVQLSQFADSTPRLAEARLIVSDHLDLLANHDFRSLIRVTRLKEEVLKEALALIQSLDPRPGQSINTGESEYVIPDVLVRKVQGIWAVELNTDSIPRLQINQQYAALGNSARNDSDGQFIRSNLQEARWLIKSLESRNDTLLKVTRCIVEQQQDFFEQGEEFMKPMVLADIAQAVDMHESTISRVTTQKFLHSPRGIFELKYFFSSHVNTDSGGEASSTAIRALVKKLIAAENPVKPLSDSKLTALLSDQGIIVARRTVAKYRESLSIPPSNQRKQLI; from the coding sequence ATGAAGCAAGGTTTGCAACTCAGGCTTAGCCAGCAACTGGCCATGACCCCACAGCTCCAACAGGCCATCCGCCTGTTGCAACTGTCCACGCTTGAATTGCAACAGGAAATTCAGCAGGCGCTGGAAAGCAATCCGTTGCTCGAACAAACGGATCAGCACGACGAAATCGAGTCATTTGAAAAGGCAGACAGCGATTCGCTGGATACCGGTGAAGCCCTTGAACAAAGGGACATGCCGGAAGAATTACCGATCGATGCCACCTGGGATGAGATCTACTCCGCAGGCACGCCATCGGGCACTGGCACCGACTATCGCGATGAAGAACTGCCGATTTATCAAGGTGAAACCACGCAAACGCTTCAGGATTACCTGATGTGGCAGGTTGAGCTGACGCCGTTTTCAGATACCGACGCGGCCATCGCGACCTCTATCGTTGATGCCGTCGACAACACCGGCTACCTGACCGTGCCGCTAGAGGACATTCTTGACAGCATCGGCGATGACGACGTGACCTTGGAAGAAGTCGAAGCTGTACTCAAACGCGTACAACGCTTTGATCCCGTTGGCGTCGCTGCCCGCGATCTGCGTGATTGTATGCTGGTACAGCTTTCCCAATTCGCCGATAGCACCCCACGTCTGGCCGAAGCTCGCCTGATCGTCAGCGATCACCTCGATCTGTTAGCCAATCATGATTTCCGCAGCCTGATCCGCGTGACTCGTTTAAAAGAAGAGGTGCTGAAAGAAGCACTGGCGTTGATCCAATCGCTCGATCCACGTCCGGGGCAGTCGATCAACACCGGCGAATCCGAATACGTGATCCCTGACGTGCTGGTACGAAAAGTTCAAGGCATTTGGGCCGTTGAACTGAACACCGACAGCATTCCCCGCCTGCAGATTAACCAGCAGTATGCGGCGCTGGGCAACAGCGCACGCAACGACAGCGACGGGCAATTTATCCGCAGCAACCTGCAAGAGGCGCGCTGGCTCATCAAGAGCCTGGAAAGTCGCAATGACACGCTGCTGAAAGTAACCCGTTGCATCGTCGAACAGCAGCAGGATTTCTTCGAGCAGGGTGAAGAATTCATGAAGCCCATGGTACTGGCAGACATCGCTCAGGCGGTGGATATGCATGAATCCACCATCTCACGCGTCACGACACAGAAGTTCCTGCACAGTCCGCGCGGCATTTTTGAACTAAAATATTTCTTCTCCAGCCATGTGAATACCGATAGCGGCGGAGAAGCCTCGTCAACGGCCATTCGCGCGCTGGTGAAGAAGCTTATTGCGGCGGAAAACCCCGTCAAACCACTAAGCGACAGCAAGCTTACGGCGCTGCTCTCCGATCAGGGCATCATCGTGGCGCGCCGTACCGTGGCAAAATACCGAGAGTCTTTATCTATCCCACCATCAAATCAGCGTAAACAACTGATTTGA
- the lptA gene encoding lipopolysaccharide ABC transporter substrate-binding protein LptA produces the protein MKSKTNNLMRNTLIASSLFAVSVSAFAVTGDSNQPIRIDSAQQSLDMQGNTVTFTGNVVVKQGTIEVKADKVVVTRPQGTQGSEVVEGYGNPVTFYQMQDNGKPVKGHAQKIRYELAKDLLVLTGNAYLEQQDSNVKGDRITYLVKQQQMEATSEKGKRVTTVLVPSQLQDKENKSQPSRSQQPQPRVTE, from the coding sequence ATGAAATCCAAAACCAATAACCTGATGCGTAACACCCTGATCGCCAGCTCGCTGTTTGCCGTCAGCGTTTCCGCCTTTGCCGTCACTGGCGATAGCAACCAACCTATTCGCATTGATTCAGCACAGCAATCTCTGGACATGCAGGGCAATACGGTGACGTTCACCGGCAATGTTGTCGTGAAACAAGGGACGATTGAAGTAAAAGCCGACAAGGTCGTCGTGACACGCCCACAAGGCACGCAAGGCAGTGAAGTGGTAGAAGGCTACGGTAACCCTGTGACGTTCTATCAGATGCAGGACAACGGCAAACCGGTGAAAGGTCACGCGCAGAAAATCCGCTACGAGCTGGCCAAAGACCTTCTGGTGCTGACAGGCAATGCCTATCTGGAACAGCAGGATAGCAATGTCAAAGGCGATCGCATCACTTATCTGGTGAAACAGCAGCAGATGGAAGCGACCAGCGAAAAAGGAAAGCGCGTAACGACGGTATTGGTTCCCTCTCAGCTTCAAGATAAAGAGAACAAGAGCCAGCCTTCTCGTTCTCAACAACCGCAACCACGGGTCACTGAGTAA
- the npr gene encoding PTS phosphocarrier protein NPr: MTVRQTVEIKNKLGMHARPAMKLFELVQSFDAEVILRNDSGTEAEASSVIAMLMLDSAKGRLIEVEATGPDEAQALAAVIGLFEAGFDED, from the coding sequence ATGACAGTCCGGCAAACGGTTGAAATCAAAAACAAGCTGGGCATGCACGCTCGCCCAGCCATGAAGCTGTTCGAGCTGGTGCAGAGCTTTGATGCAGAAGTGATACTGCGCAATGACAGCGGCACCGAAGCCGAAGCCAGCAGCGTGATTGCCATGCTGATGCTGGACTCCGCCAAAGGGCGACTCATCGAGGTGGAAGCCACTGGCCCGGATGAAGCACAGGCGCTTGCCGCCGTCATCGGGCTGTTCGAAGCCGGGTTCGACGAAGACTAG
- the mlaF gene encoding phospholipid ABC transporter ATP-binding protein MlaF gives MHHEATNLVEIRGLSFRRGEREIFTDITLNVPKGKVTAIMGPSGIGKTTLLRLIGGQLQPDSGDIWFDGENIPTLSRSELYNARKKMSMLFQSGALFTDLNVFDNVAWPLREHSRLPESLLRSIVMMKLEAVGLRGAAELMPAELSGGMARRAALARAIALDPQLIMFDEPFVGQDPITLGTLVKLIDELNHALGVTCIVVSHDVPEVMSIADYAYIVADKRVVAEGTADQLRANNDPQVRQFLDGIADGPVPFRFPAGDYKTSLLGSGG, from the coding sequence ATGCACCATGAGGCAACTAATCTGGTTGAGATCCGTGGTCTTAGCTTCCGGCGCGGAGAGCGAGAGATTTTTACGGACATCACGCTGAATGTGCCTAAAGGTAAGGTCACCGCGATCATGGGGCCTTCCGGCATCGGTAAAACCACGCTGTTGCGCCTGATTGGCGGGCAGCTACAGCCGGACAGCGGCGACATCTGGTTTGATGGCGAGAATATCCCGACGCTGTCGCGCAGCGAACTGTATAACGCGCGCAAGAAAATGAGCATGTTGTTTCAGTCCGGGGCGTTATTCACCGATTTAAACGTGTTTGATAATGTTGCCTGGCCGCTGCGTGAACATTCCAGGCTACCGGAATCGCTGCTGCGTAGCATCGTCATGATGAAGCTGGAAGCGGTGGGGCTACGCGGTGCGGCGGAACTGATGCCTGCGGAACTGTCCGGCGGCATGGCGCGGCGTGCGGCGCTGGCGAGAGCGATTGCGCTCGATCCGCAGTTGATTATGTTTGATGAGCCTTTTGTCGGGCAGGATCCGATCACGCTGGGGACGCTGGTGAAGCTCATTGATGAGTTGAACCATGCATTGGGTGTGACCTGCATTGTGGTTTCTCACGATGTACCTGAGGTGATGAGCATCGCCGATTACGCGTATATCGTGGCCGACAAACGAGTGGTGGCAGAAGGAACGGCGGATCAGCTGAGGGCGAACAATGACCCGCAGGTCCGTCAGTTTCTGGATGGTATCGCCGACGGGCCAGTGCCTTTCCGTTTTCCGGCGGGCGACTATAAAACGTCGCTGCTAGGTTCAGGGGGTTAA
- the ptsN gene encoding PTS IIA-like nitrogen regulatory protein PtsN, protein MNHDPVLQLSTVLRPECTRSTVHCQSKKRALEIISELAARQLNIPSQIIFDAILTRERMGSTGIGGGIAIPHGKLEDDNALGAIGVFIQLEQPIAFDAIDNQAVDLLFALLVPAEQCKTHLHTLSLVAKRLADKTVCRRLRAAQSDEELYQIMTEAG, encoded by the coding sequence ATGAACCACGATCCCGTATTGCAACTCAGCACCGTATTACGTCCTGAGTGCACCCGAAGCACCGTCCACTGCCAGAGTAAGAAACGGGCATTGGAAATTATCAGCGAGCTGGCCGCTAGGCAGCTTAACATTCCTTCGCAGATTATCTTTGATGCCATCCTGACCCGGGAGCGGATGGGCAGCACGGGAATCGGCGGCGGCATTGCCATTCCTCATGGCAAGCTGGAGGACGATAATGCACTGGGCGCCATCGGTGTTTTCATCCAGTTAGAGCAACCTATTGCTTTCGATGCTATTGATAATCAGGCCGTTGATCTGCTTTTTGCCTTGCTGGTTCCGGCGGAACAATGTAAAACCCATTTGCATACCCTGTCGCTTGTTGCCAAGCGGCTGGCGGATAAAACGGTTTGCCGGCGCCTGCGTGCGGCGCAAAGCGATGAAGAGCTGTACCAGATTATGACGGAAGCCGGTTAA
- the lptC gene encoding LPS export ABC transporter periplasmic protein LptC codes for MSKTKRWLTAFLALLVLILIGWNIADDDTVAAPDANDPAVPVYTSEKTNTQVYSPAGKLSYRLISEKAEYFNDEQLSWFTAPVATLFNEQGTATWSVRADRAKLTKDKMLYLYGHVEVNSLTKDAQLQRITTNNAQVNLVTQDVSSDDEVTLYGTSFTSSGMKMRGNLRNKTAELIEKVKTSYEIQNQ; via the coding sequence ATGAGTAAAACCAAACGTTGGCTCACCGCTTTTCTGGCCCTGTTGGTGCTTATCCTTATCGGCTGGAATATTGCGGATGACGACACGGTAGCGGCACCGGATGCAAACGACCCCGCCGTGCCGGTTTATACCAGCGAAAAGACCAACACCCAGGTATACAGCCCTGCGGGTAAGCTGAGTTACCGACTGATTTCGGAAAAAGCGGAGTATTTCAACGACGAGCAGTTGAGTTGGTTTACCGCCCCCGTTGCCACGCTGTTCAACGAACAGGGGACGGCAACCTGGTCAGTACGCGCCGACCGCGCCAAGCTGACAAAAGACAAGATGCTCTATCTGTACGGCCACGTCGAGGTGAATAGCCTGACGAAAGACGCACAGCTTCAGCGCATCACAACGAATAATGCCCAGGTGAATCTGGTGACGCAGGACGTTTCATCCGATGATGAAGTCACCCTGTACGGGACCAGCTTTACCTCAAGCGGAATGAAAATGCGCGGAAACCTGCGTAATAAAACGGCCGAGTTGATCGAAAAGGTAAAAACCTCTTATGAAATCCAAAACCAATAA
- the rnk gene encoding nucleoside diphosphate kinase regulator, producing MTKPNLTISELDAERLDMLLEQPAFADSDIAQALNEELDRAEILPSASIPSHVVTMNSRVRFRDLNTNEEHIRTLVYPAAVKDSQEPLSVMAPLGAALLGMHVGNAITWQLPNGEETRIEVLELLYQPEAAGEYHR from the coding sequence ATGACGAAACCTAACCTGACAATCAGTGAATTGGATGCAGAACGTCTGGATATGTTATTGGAGCAGCCCGCCTTTGCGGACAGCGATATCGCACAGGCGTTGAATGAGGAACTGGATCGAGCGGAAATTCTGCCTTCAGCATCGATTCCCTCACATGTCGTCACCATGAATAGTCGGGTGCGTTTCCGCGATCTGAATACCAACGAAGAGCACATCCGCACGCTGGTTTATCCGGCCGCGGTGAAGGACAGCCAAGAACCGCTGTCGGTGATGGCTCCGCTGGGCGCGGCACTATTGGGAATGCATGTGGGAAATGCTATCACCTGGCAGTTGCCAAACGGTGAAGAAACGCGAATTGAAGTATTGGAACTACTCTATCAGCCTGAAGCCGCGGGCGAGTACCACCGCTAA
- the kdsC gene encoding 3-deoxy-manno-octulosonate-8-phosphatase KdsC, protein MSEVRAQTDTCYGPVDQQVLDKAREVRLLICDVDGVMSDGLIYMGNHGEELKAFNVRDGYGIRCLLTSGIEVAIITGRSAKLLEDRCKTLGINHLYQGQSDKVLAFNDLLDKLSVTANQVAYIGDDMIDWPVMAQVGLSVAVADAHPLLLPRADYVTRIAGGRGAVRELCDLILFSQDKLEHAKGLSI, encoded by the coding sequence ATGAGTGAAGTCAGGGCGCAAACCGATACCTGCTATGGGCCTGTCGATCAACAGGTACTGGATAAAGCCCGTGAAGTTCGCCTGTTAATCTGCGACGTTGACGGCGTGATGTCCGATGGTCTGATTTATATGGGCAACCACGGCGAAGAGCTGAAAGCCTTTAACGTCCGCGACGGCTATGGCATTCGCTGCTTGCTGACATCTGGCATTGAGGTTGCCATCATCACCGGACGCTCGGCAAAACTGCTGGAAGATCGGTGTAAAACACTGGGCATTAACCATCTTTATCAGGGGCAATCGGATAAGGTTTTGGCCTTCAACGATCTGTTGGATAAACTATCAGTAACGGCAAATCAGGTCGCGTATATCGGCGACGATATGATCGACTGGCCGGTGATGGCACAGGTCGGGTTGAGCGTCGCCGTGGCTGACGCCCACCCGCTGTTGTTACCACGCGCAGATTATGTCACCCGCATTGCGGGAGGGCGTGGCGCAGTACGTGAGCTGTGTGATTTGATTCTGTTCTCGCAGGACAAGCTGGAGCATGCCAAAGGGTTGTCAATATGA
- the lptB gene encoding LPS export ABC transporter ATP-binding protein, with the protein MATLTAENLAKAYKGRKVVENVSLTVNSGEIVGLLGPNGAGKTTTFYMVVGIVPRDEGRIVIDDDDISLLPLHERALRGIGYLPQEASIFRRLSVYDNLMAVLQIRKDLTTEQQEDRANELMEEFHIIHLRDSLGQSLSGGERRRVEIARALAANPKFILLDEPFAGVDPISVLDIKKIIEHLRDSGLGVLITDHNVRETLDVCERAYIVSQGNLIAHGSPTDILADEQVKRVYLGEGFRL; encoded by the coding sequence ATGGCAACATTAACCGCAGAAAATCTGGCCAAGGCGTACAAAGGCCGTAAGGTCGTCGAAAATGTCAGCCTGACCGTCAATTCCGGTGAAATCGTCGGCCTGCTCGGGCCGAACGGTGCAGGCAAAACGACAACGTTCTACATGGTTGTGGGTATCGTCCCGCGTGATGAAGGGCGTATTGTCATTGACGACGACGACATCAGCCTGCTCCCTTTGCATGAACGTGCACTGCGCGGCATCGGCTACCTGCCGCAGGAAGCCTCTATTTTTCGTCGCTTAAGCGTCTATGACAACCTGATGGCCGTGTTACAGATCCGTAAAGATCTGACGACCGAGCAGCAAGAAGATCGTGCCAATGAGTTAATGGAAGAATTCCATATTATTCATTTGCGCGATAGTCTGGGACAATCGCTGTCCGGTGGGGAAAGACGCCGCGTAGAGATTGCGCGTGCGCTGGCGGCGAATCCGAAGTTCATCCTATTGGATGAACCGTTTGCGGGCGTAGACCCGATCTCCGTACTGGATATTAAAAAAATCATTGAGCATCTGCGTGACAGCGGACTTGGCGTGTTGATTACCGATCATAACGTCCGCGAAACGCTCGATGTCTGTGAACGAGCCTACATCGTGAGTCAGGGCAACCTGATCGCCCACGGTTCGCCGACCGATATTCTGGCCGATGAACAGGTGAAGCGCGTCTATCTGGGCGAAGGCTTCCGACTCTGA
- the hpf gene encoding ribosome hibernation promoting factor, with translation MQLNITGHHIEITEPLRDFVNGKFAKLEQYFDRINQVNVVLRVEKVQQIAEATLHVNGGELHATSEAEDMYAAIDLLIDKLARQLNKHKDKLKQH, from the coding sequence ATGCAGCTCAATATTACCGGACACCACATCGAGATCACTGAACCGCTGCGTGATTTTGTGAATGGCAAGTTTGCCAAATTAGAGCAGTATTTTGACCGGATTAATCAGGTCAATGTGGTATTGAGAGTGGAAAAAGTTCAGCAAATTGCCGAGGCCACGCTCCACGTTAATGGTGGCGAGCTGCATGCAACCTCAGAAGCGGAAGATATGTACGCCGCGATAGATTTATTGATTGATAAACTGGCAAGACAGCTCAATAAGCATAAAGATAAACTCAAGCAGCACTAA
- the rapZ gene encoding RNase adapter RapZ produces MVLMIVSGRSGSGKSVALRALEDMGFYCVDNLPVVLLPELANTLAARNISAAVSIDVRNMPESPEIFEHAMEQLPPSFSPQLLFLDADRNTLIRRYSDTRRLHPLSSKNLSLESAIDEESDLLEPLRSRADLIIDTSEMSVHELAEMLRTRLLGKRERELTMVFESFGFKHGIPIDADYVFDVRFLPNPHWDPKLRPMTGLDKPVASFLDRHTEVHNFIYQTRSYLELWLPMLETNNRSYLTVAIGCTGGKHRSVYVAEQLADYFRSRGKNVQSRHRTLEKRKPS; encoded by the coding sequence ATGGTGCTGATGATTGTCAGTGGTCGCTCAGGTTCAGGGAAATCTGTCGCCCTGCGCGCACTGGAAGATATGGGGTTCTACTGCGTAGATAACCTGCCAGTGGTTCTACTGCCGGAGCTGGCTAATACGCTTGCGGCACGTAACATTTCCGCAGCAGTCAGCATTGATGTGCGTAATATGCCGGAGTCGCCAGAGATCTTCGAGCATGCCATGGAGCAACTGCCACCTAGCTTCTCGCCTCAATTGCTGTTTCTGGATGCCGATCGCAATACGTTGATCCGCCGCTATAGCGATACTCGTCGCCTGCATCCGCTCTCCAGCAAGAATCTGTCGCTGGAAAGCGCCATTGATGAAGAAAGCGATCTGCTGGAGCCGCTGCGCTCACGCGCTGACCTGATTATCGATACCTCAGAGATGTCGGTGCATGAACTGGCTGAGATGCTGCGTACCCGACTGCTCGGCAAGCGAGAACGTGAACTTACGATGGTGTTCGAATCGTTCGGCTTCAAGCACGGTATTCCCATCGATGCGGATTACGTCTTTGACGTACGTTTCCTGCCGAACCCGCACTGGGATCCGAAACTGCGCCCGATGACAGGTCTGGATAAGCCCGTTGCGTCCTTCCTCGACAGGCATACCGAAGTGCACAATTTCATCTACCAGACCCGTAGCTATCTGGAACTGTGGCTGCCGATGCTGGAAACCAATAACCGCAGCTATCTGACTGTCGCCATTGGCTGTACCGGCGGTAAACACCGTTCCGTCTACGTCGCCGAGCAGTTAGCAGACTACTTCCGCTCACGCGGTAAGAACGTCCAGTCGCGCCATCGTACGCTGGAAAAGCGTAAACCCTCGTAA